A window from Citrus sinensis cultivar Valencia sweet orange chromosome 3, DVS_A1.0, whole genome shotgun sequence encodes these proteins:
- the LOC102631468 gene encoding methylenetetrahydrofolate reductase 2-like — protein MKVIDKIQEKVASDKVVFSFEFFPPKTEDGVENLFERMDRMVAHNPAFCDITWGAGGSTADLTLDIANRMQNTICVETMMHLTCTNMPVEKIDHALQTIKSNGIQNVLALRGDPPHGQDKFVQIQGGFACALDLVKHIRSAYGDYFGITVAGYPEGHPDTIGPDGVASNESYQSDLLYLKKKVDAGADLIITQLFYDTDMFLKFVNDCRQIGITCPIVPGIMPINNYKGFLRMTGFCKTKIPAEITAALEPIKDNEEAVKAYGIHLGAEMCKKILAHGIKTLHLYTLNMEKSALAILLNLGLIEESKISRSLPWRPPTNVFRVKEDVRPIFWANRPKSYLSRTVGWDQYPRGRWGDSRNPSYGALSDHQFMRPRSRDKKLHEEWAVPLKSVEDIYEKFKNYCLGKLRSSPWSELDGLQPETKIINEQLGKINVKGFLTINSQPAVNGERSDSSSVGWGGPGGYVYQKAYLEFFCSPEKLTALVDKSKALPFISFMAVNKEGNWKANVNQTDVNAVTWGVFRAKEIIQPTVVDPASFKVWKDEAFEIWSRSWASLYPEGDSSRKLLEEVQSSYYLVSLVDNDYINGDLFAVFADL, from the exons ATGAAGGTAATAGACAAGATTCAAGAGAAAGTAGCCTCCGACAAGGTCGTCTTCTCCTTCGAATTCTTCCCGCCGAAGACGGAAGATGGCGTCGAGAACTTGTTCGAGCGGATGGACCGTATGGTGGCCCACAACCCGGCATTCTGCGACATCACTTGGGGGGCGGGTGGCTCCACGGCCGATCTCACGCTTGACATCGCGAACAGGATGCAGAACACGATATGCGTCGAGACGATGATGCATTTGACGTGCACGAACATGCCCGTCGAGAAGATCGATCACGCTCTTCAGACTATTAAGTCCAACGGCATACAGAACGTTCTCGCTCTTCGCGGCGATCCTCCTCACGGTCAGGATAAGTTCGTTCAGATCCAGGGTGGCTTCGCCTGCGCTCTTGATCTC GTGAAACATATTAGGTCTGCTTATGGTGATTACTTTGGCATCACAGTTGCTGGTTACCCag AGGGACATCCGGATACCATTGGACCTGATGGCGTGGCCAGTAATGAATCATATCAAAGTGATCTTCTTTATCTGAAGAAAAAG GTGGATGCTGGTGCAGATCTAATTATCACTCAACTATTCTATGATACTGACATGTTTCTTAAGTTTGTGAATGACTGTCGCCAAATTGGAATTACCTGCCCCATTGTTCCTGGAATTATGCCCATTAATAACTATAAGGGTTTCTTGCGCATGACTGGCTTTTGCAAAACAAAG ATACCAGCTGAGATTACTGCTGCCTTGGAGCCTATAAAGGACAATGAAGAAGCTGTTAAAGCCTATGGAATTCACCTTGGAGCTGAAATGTGCAAGAAAATTTTAGCTCATGGGATTAAGACTCTGCATCTTTATACTCTAAACATGGAGAAATCTGCATTAGCTATATTATTG AATCTTGGTTTGATTGAAGAGTCCAAAATTTCCAGATCCTTACCCTGGAGACCCCCTACTAATGTTTTCCGCGTTAAGGAAGATGTTCGTCCAATATTTTG GGCTAATCGTCCAAAGAGCTACTTATCAAGGACAGTTGGTTGGGACCAGTATCCACGTGGACGATGGGGTGATTCTCGTAACCCATCATATGGTGCTTTATCTGACCATCAG tttATGCGGCCTCGTTCACGTGACAAGAAACTTCATGAAGAATGGGCTGTCCCCTTGAAAAGTGTTGAAGATATCTATGAA aaatttaagaattacTGCCTTGGGAAATTGAGAAGCAGTCCTTGGTCAGAGTTAGACGGGCTTCAGCCAGAGACCAAAATCATAAATGAACAGCTTGGAAAGATCAATGTGAAAGGTTTCCTCACTATCAACAGCCAGCCGGCAGTCAATGGTGAAAGATCCGATTCATCTTCTGTTG GTTGGGGTGGGCCAGGAGGATATGTTTATCAGAAAGCATATCTAGAGTTTTTCTGCTCACCAGAGAAGTTGACTGCACTTGTTGACAAAAGCAAAGCTCTTCCATTCATAAGCTTCATGGCTgtcaacaaagaaggaaaCTGGAAAGCCAATGTTAATCAAACTGATGTGAATGCCGTAACTTGGGGGGTCTTCCGAGCCAAGGAGATTATCCAACCGACTGTTGTTGACCCTGCCAGCTTCAAGGTGTGGAAGGATGAGGCATTTGAAATTTGGTCAAGATCATGGGCTTCATTGTACCCTGAGGGAGACTCATCAAGAAAATTGCTTGAAGAG GTGCAGAGCAGCTATTATTTGGTCAGCTTGGTGGATAATGATTACATCAATGGGGATCTTTTTGCTGTTTTTGCCGATCTCTAG
- the LOC102606872 gene encoding uncharacterized protein LOC102606872: MAVTVSASILKSSSARVHMLLSSFSPAASFRTPPQLPLLRSSPITTITRTDRALLLLRPHHPKTSSFCTSPITNANAETTTTSESLPRPAVEDNSVNVKDAANMLDIRVGRIIKAWRHEEADSLYVEEVDVGEAEPRIICSGLVKYVPLEFLQDRSVVVLANLKPRNMRGVKSHGMLLAASDAAHENVELLEPPQGSVPGERIWFGSQEDKENQPAPASPNQVQKKKIWELVQPHLKTDASLVAMLGEHLMQTSAGAVMSRSLKNANIS, encoded by the exons ATGGCTGTTACTGTTAGCGCCAGCATTTTGAAAAGCAGCAGTGCTCGCGTGCACATGCTTCTTTCCTCCTTCTCTCCTGCTGCTTCTTTCAGAACTCCTCCTCAACTTCCCCTTTTGCGCTCATCACCAATAACAACCATCACAAGAACTGACAGAGccctcctcctcctccgcCCTCATCATCCCAAAACGTCATCGTTTTGCACTTCTCCAATCACCAACGCCAACGCAGAAACCACCACCACATCTGAATCACTGCCACGACCAGCAGTGGAGGACAATAGTGTGAACGTAAAGGATGCAGCTAACATGCTCGACATAAGGGTTGGGAGAATAATCAAAGCGTGGAGACACGAGGAGGCGGACTCCCTTTACGTTGAGGAAGTTGACGTGGGCGAGGCTGAGCCGAGGATTATATGCAGTGGGCTTGTTAAGTACGTTCCCCTTGAGTTTTTGCAGGATAGGAGTGTCGTCGTGCTTGCTAATTTGAAGCCCAGGAACATGAGAGGTGTAAAGTCTCATGGTATGCTCTTGGCTGCCTCCGATGCTGCCCATGAAAATGTTGAGCTTCTTGAGCCGCCTCAAGGTTCTGTCCCTGGTGAAAGGATCTGGTTTGGCTCCCAAGAGGATAAAGAAAATCAACCTGCTCCTGCCTCGCCCAATCAG GTtcagaagaaaaagatttggGAATTGGTTCAGCCTCATCTCAAGACAGATGCTTCTTTGGTTGCTATGCTTGGAGAGCATTTAATGCAGACTTCTGCTGGTGCGGTGATGAGCAGATCTCTGAAGAATGCAAATATCTCTTAA